One Dioscorea cayenensis subsp. rotundata cultivar TDr96_F1 chromosome 17, TDr96_F1_v2_PseudoChromosome.rev07_lg8_w22 25.fasta, whole genome shotgun sequence DNA window includes the following coding sequences:
- the LOC120280901 gene encoding phosphomethylethanolamine N-methyltransferase-like gives MAMADGGAEREVQKSYWMEHSKDLTVEAMMLDSRAADLDKEERPEVLSLLPPFEGKSVLELGAGIGRFTGELAKVAGHVLALDFIESVIKKNESVNGHFGNTEFMCADVTSPELKMEAESVDLIFSNWLLMYLSDNEVENLVERMVKWVKVGGFIFFRESCFHQSGDSKRKINPTHYREPRFYTQIFKNYHTCNSFDDSFELSLITCKCIGAYVRNKKNQNQICWLWQKVRSTDDRGFQRFLDNVQYKANGILRYERIFGEGFVSTGGIETTKEFVAKLELKPGQEVLDVGCGIGGGDFYMAENFDVNVVGIDLSVNMVSFALESAIGRKCSVEFEVADCTKKAYLDNSFDVIYSRDTLLHIQDKPSLFKKFFKWLKPGGKVLISDYCRSSGTPSQGFAEYIKQRGYDLHDIKGYSKMLENAGFHEVVAEDRTDQFMQVLQRELDAVERDKDAFIHDFSEEDYNEIVDGWKAKLKRTSNGEQKWGLFFAIKK, from the exons GTACTTTCTCTACTTCCACCATTTGAAGGAAAGTCTGTGTTGGAGCTAGGAGCTGGTATTGGTCGATTTACCGGTGAATTAGCAAAAGTGGCTGGTCATGTTCTAGCACTTGATTTCATTGAAAGTGTGATCAAGAAG AATGAAAGTGTAAATGGGCATTTTGGAAATACGGAGTTTATGTGTGCTGATGTAACATCCCCAGAGTTGAAGATGGAAGCTGAATCTGTGGATTTGATTTTCTCAAACTGGCTCCTAATGTATCTGTCTGATAATGAG gtTGAGAATTTGGTGGAAAGGATGGTAAAGTGGGTAAAAGTTGGAGGATTTATTTTCTTCAGAGAATCTTGTTTCCATCAAtctggggattccaagaggAAAATCAATCCCACACATTACCGGGAACCAAGGTTTTACACCCAG ATCTTCAAAAATTATCATACTTGCAACAGCTTTGATGATTCTTTTGAGCTATCTCTCATCACTTGCAAGTGCATTGGAGCATATGTGaggaacaaaaaaaatcaaaatcag aTATGCTGGTTGTGGCAAAAGGTCAGATCAACTGATGATAGGGGTTTCCAGCGATTTTTGGATAATGTACAATATAAAGCCAATGGAATCTTGCGCTATGAACGTATATTTGGAGAAGGTTTTGTGAGCACAGGGGGAATTG AAACCACGAAAGAATTTGTTGCAAAGCTGGAACTCAAACCTGGGCAGGAAGTCCTTGATGTAGGGTGTGGCATTGGAGGAGGTGACTTTTACATGGCAGAGAACTTTGATGTCAACGTTGTCGGCATTGATCTCTCCGTAAACATGGTTTCATTTGCTCTTGAAAGTGCCATTGGCCGTAAATGCTCTGTTGAATTCGAGGTTGCAGATTGCACGAAGAAAGCATATCTGGATAATTCATTTGATGTGATCTACAGCCGTGACACTCTCTTGCACATACAA GACAAACCATCATTGTTTAAAAAGTTCTTCAAGTGGCTGAAACCGGGCGGAAAGGTCCTGATAAGTGACTACTGCAGAAGCTCTGGAACACCATCCCAAGGATTCGCTGAATACATCAAACAAAGAGGATATGATCTGCATGATATCAAGGGTTACAGCAAG ATGCTTGAGAATGCTGGTTTTCACGAGGTTGTAGCAGAAGATCGAACTGATCAG TTTATGCAAGTTCTTCAAAGAGAATTGGATGCTGTCGAAAGGGATAAAGATGCATTTATTCATGATTTCTCGGAG GAAGATTATAATGAAATTGTGGATGGATGGAAAGCAAAGCTAAAGAGGACATCAAATGGTGAGCAGAAATGGGGCCTCTTCTTTGCCATAAAGAAATGA